The Falco cherrug isolate bFalChe1 chromosome 3, bFalChe1.pri, whole genome shotgun sequence genome segment GGtgaccagccctctccccagccggctctgggaggtccctcccaggctgctcttcttcagtgcctttcctccagagaTGGAGCGTGCACGGGctcacacccacagccaggacgagggagcagggctgcctccctggggctgacgctctgtgctccctttccagctggaatgaaaagaaaagctgcctttgctcccagttacaacacagagaaacacctGTGTCTcatgcacatgcctgcaccttctctgacagaaaatggctttggggcACAATGGAAACTGCTggggagaacaaaaaaacccattaaaataaacgctgctcagctgatgttgGAGACCTTGATATTAGGCACCCAGACTTGTTCTCCTCCCTGCAGTTGTCACTCCTGGACCAGGAATTGCTTGCTAGTGGGTgaatctgacagcagcagctcccaggcagagctgggagcagcccctggggacacctttaggctttacagcagtgtttgctgccccagcacgggtcccctgccccctgcagggaccaggcgggaggctggagggaagagtcccaccaacagctttggcctccaggctggagaaccctgtcccaggctcaggcaccgctgcctccgggctcccctaccccatcctggggcaataaggcaactctcttccttctacagaacaacactcaaagcttaaggggaggaggaaatgcCTATTTCCTCCCTAATGCAGGTTTCCCCCAGGCCTAGAGgttgctgctgtcttctgctcggctgggagaggggttggagcctttctccacctctccttggctgcctttctcctgggctgggctggagggtggGGAGTCCAAGTGCCTCCAGTGCCGAGTGCCTGCCAAGGAGCAGACGCTCTCAGCAAAGCAGACGGCAACCACAGGTGCTGTTTCCCAGAGGACCTCTTGAaaggagcctgcagcaggacctggcagcCGGGAGACCCAGCACTGCGTGCCTCTTATCACGGCCGATTTTGTCGCTTGCATCCTGCTGCCACTCTCTCCCTCACGAGCCTGAGCAGGCaaacccctgccctgcagccggATGTCTGTCCTGCTCCCCCGCTCTGGAGACCTGCCGCCCTGGGTGCCCCGAAGGAGAGGGTCGCTGCTGCTCTCAGCGGTGTCAATCGCTGCCCGTACCTGGGGTTGCTGTCGGTCCTTCCCCGCAGACCAGGCTCCCCATGCCGCCCactctgcctttgcttgctCGAGCTGCTCTTGCCACTTGGGCCTCACTTGCTCCcactctgcaggcagctgccagaccTCCTGGAGGGGAtggcaaggcagcagaaggcaggattAGTCTCAGCGCCTGGAACGGGTGTCCTTCGGGTCTGACCCGTGTTGCCGCCCCTTGCCTCAGCTGGTCGGTTGGCAGGGCTTTGCCCCTAACACATCGGGGGCTCTGGGGTCATTCTAGGCTCCTGGCAAACACAGCTGCGACCAAAGCCCTCCACTGTGAACAGCCGAGAAAGGACTTGGGCATCTCCCATAGCCCCTGGGCCAGGAGAAAGTGTTTTGTGACAATGCAGGGGGCAAGGAAGATCTGAAGGAGGTGACAGACAGCTGACAAGGAGCGCACGTCCAGGGGTCCTTTCAGGCTGGCTCTCTGCACAAAGAGGCTTCTGCCGAGTCCCCAGCAGCACGGTAGCTACAGCAAGGCACGCACCTGCAGCGCTTTCTGGCAGTCGTCTGAGGATGGGAGTGTAGAGGTGGGTTTGGCTGGAGAAgccggctcctgcctgcctgcctccttcatcctgggggagctgcctggACGTGGGGGGAGCGCACTGCAAAGAGGCACCGGGAGCAGTCGGCATGAGCACGGGGCAGTTTGCTCTCCCACTTTCGCCTGGCACCAaagctccccaggctggcagaagcagcacgCGAGGTGGGGCCATCTCTGCTGGCAGCGGGGAGCCTTTCCTGAGCCCCCTCAGATGGACGGGGGAGGACTGCACCTCAGCTCTTGCGTGAGGGAACCACAGGGACGTGGGGTGCACTCAGCATCCGCCACCTTCCCCAGGGAGGGGCCCACAACAGGGGAAACAAGCACATAAGAGCCATGCGGCACATGTCAGGGACCTTGCCGCGTCCCTGCAGCCGGAGTGTCCGGAGGGGATGTCTCGCCTCCACGGGTGCAGGATCCCTTTCATCCCTTCCCACCAGGGTCTCACCTCTCAGAAGTCTTCTTGCCCAAGTCTTTCTGTCTTGTGCCTGGCCCCTGACTTGGCAGTGCAGCAAGGGAAAGCTTCCTCCgtctctgcagcagc includes the following:
- the LOC129735694 gene encoding uncharacterized protein LOC129735694, which encodes MKEAGRQEPASPAKPTSTLPSSDDCQKALQEVWQLPAEWEQVRPKWQEQLEQAKAEWAAWGAWSAGKDRQQPQVRAAIDTAESSSDPLLRGTQGGRSPERGSRTDIRLQGRGLPAQAREGESGSRMQATKSAVIRGTQCWVSRLPGPAAGSFQEVLWETAPVVAVCFAESVCSLAGTRHWRHLDSPPSSPAQEKGSQGEVEKGSNPSPSRAEDSSNL